Within the Medicago truncatula cultivar Jemalong A17 chromosome 4, MtrunA17r5.0-ANR, whole genome shotgun sequence genome, the region ATGCGAAGGCATACCAAGACTATGTATGCAAAATGCAAAGGCAAATCATTTGGGCTTGATAGACCTACATGTTTTATGGTCTTAACCTTCCGATTCTTAAGGAAAGGAGGGCCGGCTAATCCATAGTTTGGTTGGGAGGTTATTAATCTGATCAAGGATTGTTCCGGCCAAGATTTGAATTCGGGATAGACCTACAAATTGATTTGTCTATACATAACACTCCTATTTGTCTCCTGGCTGATCTAAATTTAAGCAATCCCCAACTTTACCCGTGAACTAAACAGaacaaacattttatttaaaatttcacatcaacaCAACTTCAAGCATCAAATCCTTAAATGTTTAAGACTAGCATTCAGTTTCAGCACATCCATCAATTCACTAATCTATAACATTTCCAAATTGGTCAAAATTGAGTGTTTTGAAACCTCACAGCACAATTACATAAGATATTAAATATAAGTACATTTCTAATTTAAGAAAGTGAGACATATGCTACATCACAAAAACAGTAAAGTTTCAAATTCATACCTTGAGAACCTCCAAGCTTCTGCAACGCATTAACAAATCTCCGGTGCAATTCCGGTGACCAGCATCTCCTCTGTTTCCTAGAAGTCTGCTGCGGCTGAAGCGGCGCAGCACGCAAACTCGGCTGCACGGTAGGAGGAGACGACGACGAAACTGCCCTGTTAGAACTGCTTCTTGATCCCCTCGAACCAAATCCTTCTCTCAAACTCTTCACCTCAGGAGTCAGAAAAGAGAGCCTATTCCTAACAGGTTCTTCCTTCTCTTCTTTAGGCGCTGATAATGTCACTGTTGTCACAGGAACAGAAGAATACGCTGAAAAAGGCATAAAAGCACTTCCTCCATTTCTATTACTACTACAAGATTGAAAAAGGTCTTCAGCTACAGTCACAGATTGTCCTTCCTCCCTTTTCTGTAAtcaccaaacaaaaacaaaaccctCATTAAGATTATTGTTGCAAgtttttcttgtttaatttttaggAATAAACAATAGTGTTCCTTTTTTTTAGTACCTTGGTTGTTTctaatttattaagtttatgatgatgatgatgatcagaGACATTATTATTAGAAGTTGTTGTGTTGTTATTCCATAACTGAACAGAACTCATCCAATTCTTCTTATCTTTGCTGCattcattgttgttgttcttgtctctatcattatttttattctcttcaCTTTGATCAATCTCTTTCTTCAAAGGAATAAACTCTTCCAAAACTGGCACAGAATTTTTACTTGTACATTTTTCCAATTCCTCCTTCAAAACCAAAATtgctgcaaaaaaaaaaaaaacaaaataaacccaTTAGCCCCATTGaatcaaaaactacaaaagttgttaactttattaaaaacccagataaaaaattgaaaagggtatcataaaaaatagaaaaaaacgAAGATGATATTGGAAAGGAATACGAACCGTCGTTTAAGAGGAGCATGGAGAGAGGTAGTTCACGTTTGAAAGCATCGATCTTATTGAGTTCATCTTCGAGTCTGGAGAGGAAATCATGGAGTTTAGAGAGTTTATCGGAGGTGGTTTGGATTGTGGAAAGGTGAAAGAGGAAATTAGCGATGGTTTTGGGAACGAAAGTTGGTCTTAAATCTAAACTAAGTTCTGCAGGAACAACACAACCCATTGGATCTTATTATGATGAATAGATTTGGAtcgttgaagaagaagaagaagaagaagaagaagaagattctTGTTGAGGAGTTAAAAGGGAAATAGTGAGAAGAAGATGTGATgggatttatataaaatgagGAGAGtgagattattattattattattgttgttgttatgaaatgaattaataataatatagatagataagaataataataataatgtaatgtaataagaagaaagaagtgGATTAGATGTGAATGTGAAATTAAGGATGCGGAGattcttctttatttatttatttgtgcagaagaagaagaagagattgAGAGAGAAAGCAACGACGAATGAGGATTTGTGAGTCACTTTCGGCTCATCGCGTATTTAATCCAACTTTCACTGCTTTATCACTTCAAAACCTTATTTGAGGAGGGTAATAATGTTATAGtaaatcatattatttttatatggaactagttacaaacccgtgttcgcacgggttcaataacgtattcgataaaaaaaaaatttgaaagaagagatgttaaaacgacggaacattgtgattcatcataaaatatgtatgagctGATTAAGAGaacatataatcagtttatgagattaggaattgatataatatttaggatgaaaactattggaaccaataaaggaatcaatgatgtgtgaatttacatattatccaaaattataaaaaagagttttgttgtaatacccatatttacatcaaatgaaatcaagcaaagaagtagcattagtgagtgaagataatctgGTCTAGGATTAAAGTTAAGGTGATATGTTGAAAGTGtggatcatgaacaccaaatctttatttggaaacgacttgaacgtgcatatttttaggtggcttctctagataaaaaattaacttatcacctacctctaacatatgttatcggcaaaatttgaaccattggccgcctaagtattttttataacttgctctctttgtcgttatcaagcgacacttataccttttttgaacttgtttgtcgatgagtgtgattgttttccgtgtttcttttagaaatgtcattgatatctcattttagaagtgctaggtacaaaacaaattgcagtgttaattagaagttatatatatgtacatttctaaaacatttaccaaagcattgtAAAGATTTACTGTAGGAAAatagcatgttttatttttctcaagagattaggaaaacaacattacaattaacatgatactaattggaaccaatgaaggaaccaacaatgtacagattaacgttacataatagttagatttataaaagagattgcaagtttcatagattaaccaaaaaggaatttttgccaatacttacatcagacaaaatgaaaagaacaaatgacatcccaaagtcaagatagtttacgactatagtccaaagcgatacatcaaaatagtagaagttaaaatagttcaacaacaaagatctactttggaacaactcgaatttaccaccttcttccatcactcgttATCTGTGACTTTTcaagatcaaagatgagcttaccaccttcttccatcactcgttatctgcagaaattgaaccactgcccacccaagtaattttcatagcttgctctatCGGCGGTAATGAGATGACAGTTATACTGTCTCTGTGTCTGGttatcaatgagagtgattgttttgcgctttcctttcataattgttcttgacacgtcgtttgggaaatgctaaacaggaaaataactgcaatattagtctaatgcatatttacatggataagatgtatgcgaatatagttacatataatttataaaataaaggtagcataactgattttaagctaaagaaaatgtaacatgacttctaatttatcatcatattatcttcctataaagtctagataaatacATGCATGTACAATATATgcaccccgttgaccaattaacattgttgaaacaaatggaaaattaagcatcacttccgcatgtgcatatatagccagcaccatttgacattgatgtcttcgaacatttggtacaactctcataatacaatccaaactggttatgattgaatttagttgttttccaaatagtgatgcagtatgtttcctaacacaaattatgcacatgaaataaagaataatgcaatatatatttttaatttgtgcgtaaaaaaactcaaagcatgtttgtgcataaaaaaaagcagacattgactaagtttataaattcagcaattgcCCTAACATGTGACTGTTaggaaaaatcgttgtacgaagtacgttgagaagaagtcgaactctgacttaagttttAACTGAagtttgactctgagcttgagaagtgttaaactcatgacaacaattcaagaaacatggtcaaaaaacaatcaaatcggattgtgaaataataagttactctaacactgtattgtgaaatcataatgcaaacttgctaagtcttaaacttctcaacaaccagatgatgtaggttgatgagcaacctcgaacctgaccaattgttacatatatttgggttgtcattgactacaaaatggaagcaaggaACTcgaggtaaatagatggtaaatgataaagctacggagtatttttcccatagtgttacatcaactatattcccactacataaggaaagacatttttcgggtcattatcaaacttatacaaaattctatcatctgatgtctataaaatagaaaataatacattttctatttagcaatatttagtttttttgaataagaaaaagatatgcatagtttgttacgatacaaaggtgcaatatatatataaaagataagtataatttttttaggtattTATACcttttatgtgtatatatatatataacataagcataatttttttaggcatctataccttttttgaagaaaagacatctacaattttacttttaattaaaatcaaaattttataaaaattatacgcattagcgtaacaaaaaaagacacacataaagtattactctaaacactaatatgtgtgtctgtatatttgcgaggttgaagaaagaaaaaaaaaatattcagtatcattaaatgatagcgtaaataaaaatatttgtgaggttgttataattaaacgatatttaaattaaatatataagtgataaaaagataataaaatttctttgaaaaaaaggtaataaaattaaatggaacctcctttaaaaaattaaatggaacggctaaaaaaattaaatggaagaaaaaaaaacatattgaaatataatatttgaaaataaaagaaaaggttcccaacgtgaattgaagagagatgattgtgaaataaattgttgagaaatagttttttgaagtagcattcaacaacttttggccaaagctcattccattcaattttatgcattaaaaaaagtaccttttttagtaagtacttaattgatattgtacttggcctaacttcttcttaaaaatgtagagaagttgaagagaaaaaaaaatgggtcaaacggtatcttaatttCCCACAACGGTAGTGTAGAAGCAATTGAATTtgtgagaaaaaaattagaaaatagataaaaaataaaaaaattggaaaatagtcaaaagtttttaaaaatatgaaaattgaaaaatagttaataaaaatcggtgaggtagcactcaaccaagcaatactaaaaaaaattatatgcattagcgtaacaaaaaacagacagacgggcataaaatattaatttaaacgttaatgtgtgtgtatatattcgcgaggttgaagaaagaaaataaaaatatttggtatcattaaatgacaacgtgaataaaaatatttgtgaggttgtgatgattaaacaatattgaaattaaatatataagtgataaaaagataataaaaatcttttgaaaaaaagataataaaattaaatggaactgttaaaaaaaaaaaaattaaatgaaaagaaaatatattgaaatataatattaaaaaataaaagaaaaggttcccagcgtgagttgaaaagaggtgcttgtgaaatatattgtcgagaagtagttttttaaagtagcattcaacaacttttggccaaagctcattccattcaattctatgcattaaaaaatgttccctttctagtaagtacttatttgatattgtgtttgacctaatttctttttaaaaatgtagtgaagtaaaaaaaaaaatcgggtcaaacggtatcttaatctcccacaatggcagtgtagaagcaactgaatttgggagaaaaaaattggaaaatagttaaaagtatttaaaaatataaaaattggaaaatagttaaaaaaatcggtgaggtagcactcaaccaagcaacactaaaaaaaattatatgcatcagcgtaacaaaaacccagacagacggacataaaatattactctaaatgttaatgtgtgtaaatatttgcgaggttgaagaaaggaaataatagtatttggtatcattaaatgatagtgtgaataaaaatatttgtgaggttgtgatgattaaacaatattgaaattaaaataattgatagtgtgtttgacctaacttctccggATCAAGCGATACCTTACTCTCCCACAACGACAatttagaagcaactgaatttgggtgaaaaaattgaaaaatagttaaaaaaaaataaaaattattaaaaatataaaaattataaaataatttaaaaaaatggtgaagggtaaaatgggaaatgcaccctaaaatgatgaggtggcattaaccacaccccatcaataggaaattactaaaatacccctcaaaagggcaaaatggtaaaatcctaGGGACTTACTTTTATAATATAGTAAGTAGAATCAACCAATCTAAACTAAATTAATTCATGCTCATTTATAAAAACTGGTGGGTGTATTTGAACTTTCTCTTCTATATgttgattaaaattttaatgagttactagagaaaaaattgaatcacTTTAGTTTGTGCAATGTCTCTAGATAAAACttaatgatataattaattaattaatatgataaaaGCAACATATTTTTTGTTCGACTCTTAGCTTCTAAAATGATTAACTTAATCTAGAGTTTAAAGTGAACTATATCAActattaatgaataaataattaatagttgATATTATCGTTATTATATTCTAGTGAGATTGTTCATTTCACCCCCttattatatattcattttAGATTAAGCAAGTCCTATAGCTCTAATTGATGTGTGTCTAAACATCATTCAATACCAATTTCAACCTCTTTATATTCTAACGAGAATAAATATGActaagacaaataaaaaatgtttaaacacataaataaataaataaaattaaaagagaaaataattgaataatatattcaTCTTCgtatatttttctctatttatgTGAGTGTGtctataattttttctaatttgtgtttgtgtgtaaTCCTTAGAAAAAATTTGTGTTTGTGCTTAAGATAGATTTTCTCCTGATTATATTATATCCCTATATAATGTACTGTTTCTTGTCCATCGATCGTGCTCACCACCTATCACCAAATTAACCATGTCAGGAAATATACCTCCCATCATTCTTGTATTGTTACTACATAAATGAAAATATGCCTTATCTTCTGCTTGTTTTATCAAGTTGGACATAGTGGGTAGAATATTATTAACCACTCTccatatatgtatattttcatttttggcGGAACCTTCAACTAGGCACCTAGCTAAGAGATAAGTAGAATATATAGGTTGTTGATCTATATTTATTTGCATCCAATTTTATCCTGATCTTGGCCGTGAATCATGCACTTTCAGAATCTCATCAGCAAATTTTAGCACATCATTCAAGATGATTGTGTCAGCCAATAGAGACTAAGTTAAAGGTGCCATCCAAAATGCATTAGGTGGAATAATTTGATGGAATTGGAAGGTGAGTATGATATTTAAGGAATAGCCATTATAACTCTTCCAAAAAAATTCCCACTCCTACTTTAAGtccatgatatatatatatttcccgCACCACCCtccaaaaaacaaaagcagCAAGTAACTccctaaacaaaaaaaagcagCAAGTAATAACTAATAACAACATGTGATAGTGGTACTagtgaaaaattatatttagaaaatgccttaaaaaacaatatagtaaatttttcaatttttttttttactttgaaaaatCTAACAGCAAAACTTGTGGAGAAATTTACTATCTAAGAAAAATCtcataaaagaaattgataCCGTAAGAATTTGATATATACCGTCATATCATTTTGAGAAAgcttttgattttgttgattgGAAATATCTAGAAACAATGAtggtaaaaatgaattttcctaTCATCTGGCGGAAATGAATCATGAGATGTGTTATTACAGCTTCAACTTCTGTTCCGGTTAACGAAAATCCAACCAATGAGTTCAAATTTAAAAGAGGGCTTCAACAAAACAGCTAGGGAGACTGGGATCTTCACTGGGTATATAGCTTAATCAGAATTTACAAATCAGTGGGGATAGGTAATTGGGGCTATACCTATAGTGAAAGAACTTTTACGTGTGAAAATTTACCGTCACTAAAAGTCAAGTTTCTAGTATTTAGGGTTATACCAAAACttcatgaaaaatgaaaatagaggtatcaaaaatatgtttatgtcAACAAAACACCGAAGAAAATTAAAGTAACTTATGTTATGAGTTGAATTCGCATCAGATTTTACGATAACTATATATttggaatgaaaaaaaaatcaaacataattgacttcaaattcccaattttaactaaactaattttataaaatcatattcgctacaaattattttatcaaacaatCACTCAAAGCACTCTAGCATGTACGTACTTTGAAAATATCACTAATGTTGTGGAACATTTGGAACCAATTTTAAAGCCACATAGTGTAGCAAGGCATATTCTGTGTGTGAAAATATAATAGTGTTGGAAAAGCTTTAACACAGAATAAAGAGAAATAGCGATAAGATGTCTAGCCATTTAGTGATTTTCATAATATAGTTAATTCAATATAAGTATAAATAATGTTAAGATAAAGAATAATAATGATTTCTATCATTAAGACTAGGTTCATTGTTGAATGGTATAAAAGATTATGAAACCACACACACGAATCTCTCTCAATCTCATCAATGATCAAATGCAAAATTCTTGTTGCATTGAGAGGGTTTCTCACAAAACACGAATCTCTCTGAAACTTGCTTGTTGTGCTAGAACAATATAGCCAGCCTTATTAATCAAAGACCTTTTgggggaaaaaaaataatcctaTTTC harbors:
- the LOC25493035 gene encoding myb family transcription factor EFM isoform X1, with the protein product MGCVVPAELSLDLRPTFVPKTIANFLFHLSTIQTTSDKLSKLHDFLSRLEDELNKIDAFKRELPLSMLLLNDAILVLKEELEKCTSKNSVPVLEEFIPLKKEIDQSEENKNNDRDKNNNNECSKDKKNWMSSVQLWNNNTTTSNNNVSDHHHHHKLNKLETTKKREEGQSVTVAEDLFQSCSSNRNGGSAFMPFSAYSSVPVTTVTLSAPKEEKEEPVRNRLSFLTPEVKSLREGFGSRGSRSSSNRAVSSSSPPTVQPSLRAAPLQPQQTSRKQRRCWSPELHRRFVNALQKLGGSQAATPKQIRELMQVDGLTNDEVKSHLQKYRLHTRRVPAASGTDQSVVVLGGLWMPQEHYNDSSKGSSTASGSPQSPLHLATGSRGGTSPTEGDSMEDDDDEKSESYSWKSHIHRHGKVGV
- the LOC25493035 gene encoding myb family transcription factor EFM isoform X2, translating into MGCVVPAELSLDLRPTFVPKTIANFLFHLSTIQTTSDKLSKLHDFLSRLEDELNKIDAFKRELPLSMLLLNDAILVLKEELEKCTSKNSVPVLEEFIPLKKEIDQSEENKNNDRDKNNNNECSKDKKNWMSSVQLWNNNTTTSNNNVSDHHHHHKLNKLETTKKREEGQSVTVAEDLFQSCSSNRNGGSAFMPFSAYSSVPVTTVTLSAPKEEKEEPVRNRLSFLTPEVKSLREGFGSRGSRSSSNRAVSSSSPPTVQPSLRAAPLQPQQTSRKQRRCWSPELHRRFVNALQKLGGSQATPKQIRELMQVDGLTNDEVKSHLQKYRLHTRRVPAASGTDQSVVVLGGLWMPQEHYNDSSKGSSTASGSPQSPLHLATGSRGGTSPTEGDSMEDDDDEKSESYSWKSHIHRHGKVGV